From one [Ruminococcus] lactaris ATCC 29176 genomic stretch:
- a CDS encoding aldo/keto reductase: MEYVTLNNGIKMPKLGYGVYQLSNEECERCVLDAISAGYRSIDTAQSYGNEEAVGNAINKCGVPREELFITTKVWITNGGYEKAKESLEESLRKLQTEYIDLCLIHQPFNDYYGTYRAMEEAYKEGWIRAIGVSNFYPDRLVDLCSFVEVKPAINQVETHIFQQQTAAHEYMEKYGVQHESWGPFAEGRKDFFTNPVLNEIGKKHDKSAAQVALRFLLQSDVVVIPKSTHKERMEENINVFDFALDASDMNAIRALDEKESLFFSHYDPAIAEMMIKLH, translated from the coding sequence ATGGAATATGTAACTTTGAACAATGGAATCAAAATGCCGAAGCTGGGCTACGGCGTATATCAGTTATCAAATGAAGAATGTGAACGCTGCGTATTAGACGCAATCAGCGCAGGGTATCGCTCGATTGATACAGCGCAGTCATACGGCAATGAGGAAGCGGTCGGAAACGCTATTAACAAATGCGGCGTTCCCCGTGAGGAGCTTTTTATTACAACAAAGGTGTGGATTACAAACGGCGGTTATGAGAAAGCAAAGGAATCACTTGAGGAATCTTTGAGAAAACTGCAAACCGAGTATATCGACTTATGTTTGATTCACCAGCCTTTTAATGATTACTACGGTACTTACCGTGCAATGGAGGAAGCCTATAAAGAGGGCTGGATTCGTGCAATCGGCGTTTCTAATTTTTATCCAGACAGACTGGTTGATTTGTGTAGTTTCGTAGAGGTCAAACCTGCAATCAATCAGGTAGAAACGCATATTTTCCAACAGCAGACAGCCGCCCACGAATATATGGAAAAATACGGCGTACAGCACGAATCTTGGGGACCGTTTGCCGAGGGAAGAAAGGATTTCTTTACCAATCCCGTGCTGAATGAAATCGGGAAAAAGCACGATAAAAGTGCAGCACAGGTCGCTCTGCGTTTCCTTTTGCAAAGCGATGTCGTGGTAATCCCAAAATCCACCCACAAGGAGCGTATGGAAGAAAATATCAATGTCTTTGATTTTGCTCTGGACGCAAGTGATATGAACGCTATCCGGGCATTGGATGAAAAAGAAAGCCTGTTTTTCTCTCACTATGATCCAGCGATTGCAGAGATGATGATAAAGCTGCATTAA
- a CDS encoding flavodoxin family protein: MKNVLILSGSPRKGGNSDLLCDEFMRGAKESGNNVTKINVASKKIAPCHACYFCGEHGGECVYKDDMAEILQAMIDADVLVLASPVYFYSIDAQLKAVIDRTVARWLEVKNKEFYYIMTAADEDKSSMDTTLACFRGYADCVNGAKEMGVIYGTGVYEKGKVLNTPAMAEAYEMGKNV, translated from the coding sequence ATGAAAAATGTACTTATCTTATCCGGCAGCCCCCGTAAAGGCGGCAACTCCGATTTGCTCTGCGATGAATTTATGCGTGGAGCAAAAGAATCCGGCAACAATGTAACCAAAATCAATGTTGCAAGCAAAAAGATAGCGCCCTGTCACGCCTGCTATTTCTGCGGTGAACACGGCGGCGAGTGCGTCTATAAAGACGATATGGCTGAAATCCTGCAAGCGATGATTGACGCCGATGTGCTTGTGCTTGCAAGCCCCGTTTACTTCTATTCCATTGACGCACAATTAAAGGCGGTGATCGACAGAACGGTTGCACGTTGGCTGGAAGTGAAAAACAAAGAATTTTACTACATTATGACCGCTGCCGATGAAGATAAATCATCTATGGATACTACGCTTGCCTGTTTTCGTGGCTACGCCGACTGCGTAAACGGTGCAAAAGAAATGGGTGTAATTTACGGCACAGGCGTTTATGAAAAAGGTAAGGTGCTGAATACCCCGGCTATGGCTGAAGCCTATGAAATGGGTAAAAATGTTTAG
- a CDS encoding flavodoxin family protein, translated as MNILFINGSPNSNGNTAALAKELLQGKEYETLNLTDYRIGSYGQNFEDDELDQVIAKMKQAEVIVIGSPLYWHNICGSVRNILDRFYGLVENGSLSGRTLYFLFQGAAPEKWMLEAGEYTMKRFAGLYGMKYAGMATNYSEAAKLSKKL; from the coding sequence ATGAACATTTTGTTTATCAACGGAAGCCCAAATTCGAACGGGAATACTGCTGCCCTCGCAAAAGAGCTTTTGCAAGGGAAAGAATATGAAACGTTGAATCTGACTGATTACAGGATCGGCAGTTACGGACAAAACTTTGAGGACGACGAACTCGATCAGGTCATTGCCAAAATGAAACAGGCAGAGGTAATTGTTATCGGCTCTCCGCTATACTGGCACAATATCTGCGGCTCAGTGCGAAATATACTGGATCGCTTCTACGGTTTGGTGGAAAACGGCTCATTGTCGGGCAGAACACTTTATTTCCTCTTTCAGGGTGCTGCGCCGGAAAAATGGATGCTGGAAGCCGGAGAATATACGATGAAACGCTTTGCCGGACTTTACGGAATGAAATATGCCGGTATGGCAACCAACTATTCCGAAGCGGCTAAATTATCAAAGAAGCTCTAA
- a CDS encoding carboxymuconolactone decarboxylase family protein, which translates to MAVKQTAGRTALGEFAPKFAELNDDVLFGQVWSREDKLSLKERSLITVVALLSQGLTDTSFVHHLESAKANGITKSEIAEIITHAAFYAGWPKAWAAFRLAKDIWKEDANEADEKTAYEKSMLFPIGQPNDTFAQYFVGQSYLAPVSKEQVGIFNVTFEPGCRNNWHIHHAEKGGGQILVCVAGRGFYQEWGKTPICMTAGDVVNIPAGVKHWHGAAPDSWFSHLVVEVPGENTHTEWCEPVSNEDYANIK; encoded by the coding sequence ATGGCAGTAAAGCAAACAGCAGGAAGAACCGCCCTCGGAGAATTTGCGCCTAAATTCGCAGAACTCAATGATGATGTACTTTTCGGTCAGGTATGGAGTAGAGAGGATAAACTCTCTTTGAAAGAACGCTCTTTGATTACCGTGGTAGCGCTTCTTTCGCAAGGACTTACTGATACCTCGTTCGTTCATCATCTGGAATCGGCAAAGGCGAATGGTATTACAAAAAGTGAAATTGCCGAAATTATTACACACGCAGCCTTTTATGCAGGTTGGCCCAAAGCGTGGGCGGCTTTCCGTTTGGCAAAAGATATTTGGAAAGAGGACGCAAATGAAGCGGACGAAAAGACCGCTTATGAAAAATCTATGCTGTTCCCAATCGGACAGCCAAACGATACCTTTGCACAGTATTTTGTGGGACAAAGTTATCTTGCCCCTGTTTCAAAAGAACAGGTGGGCATTTTCAATGTAACTTTTGAGCCGGGGTGTCGTAATAACTGGCATATCCACCACGCCGAGAAAGGCGGCGGTCAGATTTTGGTCTGCGTTGCCGGCAGAGGTTTTTATCAGGAATGGGGCAAGACACCAATCTGTATGACGGCGGGTGATGTCGTCAATATCCCGGCAGGCGTGAAGCATTGGCACGGTGCAGCTCCGGATAGCTGGTTCTCTCATCTTGTGGTGGAAGTACCGGGAGAAAATACCCATACCGAATGGTGCGAGCCTGTCAGCAACGAAGATTATGCAAATATAAAATAA
- a CDS encoding flavodoxin, with the protein MKKIISLFMVLTMVLSLAACSTNQSPSESTPEESSSQTNESTPTPSNTNGKNLVVYFSMPDNVDDSTVVIDGETLGNTQYMAYVIQETVGADIFRIEPETPYPTDHDELVDLASEEQSNNARPAIKDTIENFDTYENIFVGYPNWWGDMPMILYSFFDEYDFSGKTIIPFNTHGGSGFSGTISTIKELEPNAEVLDGKSISRNDIQDAEQEIVDWVNSLDLKQAEEQPDSSAEAQQPTMGRFLYLCRFGYE; encoded by the coding sequence ATGAAAAAGATTATTTCGCTTTTTATGGTGCTTACTATGGTGCTGTCGCTGGCGGCCTGCTCGACAAATCAATCCCCCAGCGAATCAACACCCGAAGAAAGCAGTTCGCAGACAAACGAGAGCACCCCTACGCCGAGTAACACAAACGGAAAAAATCTTGTGGTGTACTTCTCGATGCCCGATAATGTTGATGACAGTACGGTTGTAATCGACGGCGAAACGCTGGGTAATACGCAGTATATGGCGTATGTGATTCAGGAAACCGTCGGTGCTGATATTTTCCGCATTGAGCCGGAAACGCCCTATCCCACCGACCACGACGAACTGGTTGACCTTGCGAGTGAAGAACAAAGCAATAATGCAAGACCGGCAATCAAAGATACGATTGAAAACTTTGATACCTACGAAAACATTTTTGTCGGTTATCCCAACTGGTGGGGCGATATGCCGATGATTCTGTACTCTTTCTTTGACGAGTACGATTTTTCCGGCAAGACGATTATTCCCTTTAACACCCACGGCGGCAGCGGCTTTTCTGGTACAATTTCCACAATCAAAGAGCTTGAACCCAACGCCGAGGTGTTGGACGGCAAATCTATCTCCCGCAATGATATTCAAGACGCAGAGCAGGAAATCGTAGATTGGGTAAATTCTCTTGATCTGAAACAAGCTGAAGAACAGCCTGATTCTTCTGCCGAAGCACAGCAGCCTACCATGGGACGATTTCTTTATCTTTGCCGCTTCGGGTACGAATGA
- a CDS encoding DUF4405 domain-containing protein, with protein sequence MKYKQVVKLIIDIAMYLIFVALMQEHLWDGLHEWLGIALFTLFIVHTILNFRWYQSLFKGKYTPTRTTSAVINIALFAAMLCCMVSSVLVSGKVFAFLNLGGARIGRTLHLVSTAWVFVLMSLHLGLHLAPFANKLKKHRQFLWAGRIIAVLLAAYGVYVFVDRAFYEELFYLTEFKFFDTDKSAALYFFETIAMSAAFATLSYYGKKLLQMKSRQTKI encoded by the coding sequence ATGAAATATAAACAGGTTGTCAAACTCATCATTGACATTGCAATGTATCTGATTTTTGTCGCTCTTATGCAGGAACACCTATGGGACGGATTACACGAATGGCTCGGTATCGCGCTGTTTACCTTGTTTATCGTCCATACCATCTTGAATTTCCGTTGGTATCAGTCCCTTTTCAAAGGAAAATACACTCCGACAAGGACAACATCAGCAGTTATCAATATTGCGCTGTTTGCTGCTATGCTGTGCTGTATGGTAAGTTCGGTGCTGGTTTCGGGAAAGGTTTTTGCTTTTCTGAATTTGGGCGGTGCAAGGATAGGCAGGACGCTTCACCTCGTATCGACTGCGTGGGTCTTTGTACTGATGAGCCTGCATTTGGGATTACATTTAGCACCGTTCGCAAACAAACTGAAAAAGCACAGACAATTCCTGTGGGCAGGTCGAATCATTGCTGTTTTATTAGCGGCATATGGTGTTTATGTATTCGTTGACCGAGCCTTTTATGAAGAATTGTTTTACCTTACTGAGTTTAAGTTTTTTGATACCGACAAATCGGCTGCACTATACTTTTTTGAGACGATTGCTATGTCGGCTGCCTTTGCAACCTTATCCTATTACGGCAAAAAGCTGCTGCAAATGAAAAGCAGACAGACAAAAATCTAA
- the cls gene encoding cardiolipin synthase: MKQDTLEGKAKTKNGIKRLCFSIICIFLEVIFIITIVMHLNEYAEIINLFTRILSGILVLRLYASDKTSSMKMPWVILILIFPIMGVGLYLLIGLNGGTHKMRERYAEIDSKLLPMLPDNQECLSRIKEKIPKAGNIASYIQRNSWYPIYQNTDIKYFDEAVKGLEAQLEELAKAQKFIFMEYHAIEDAEAWHKIQDVLEERVKAGVEVRVFYDDMGSIGFINTDFVKKMESIGIHCRVFNPFLPGLNLFLNNRDHRKITVIDGKVGFTGGYNLANEYFNYTHPYGQWKDTGIRLEGDAVQSLTVTFLEMWNAVSEKATNDTDFSKYIIHYDYKAQQTGFVQPYADSPMDNEQVGEEVYISMINKAENYCWFMTPYLIITDEMTHALCLAAKRGVDVRIITPGIPDKKFIYNITRSFYHGLVKHGVRVYEWTPGFCHAKMSIVDDCMATCGTINLDYRSLYHHFENGCFMADCQAVVEIKNDLIRTMGECRDVTDQYCTGRSAYLRLGQLFMRLFAGLL; encoded by the coding sequence ATGAAGCAAGATACCTTAGAAGGAAAAGCAAAAACAAAAAATGGAATAAAACGATTGTGCTTTTCCATAATCTGTATTTTTCTTGAAGTGATTTTTATTATTACTATCGTAATGCACTTGAATGAATATGCAGAAATCATAAATTTATTTACCAGAATTTTAAGTGGAATCTTAGTTTTGAGATTGTATGCGTCAGATAAGACATCTTCTATGAAAATGCCTTGGGTCATTTTAATTCTGATTTTCCCAATTATGGGTGTAGGCCTGTATTTATTGATTGGCTTGAATGGTGGCACGCATAAAATGCGTGAGCGATATGCAGAAATTGATAGCAAATTGTTACCAATGCTTCCAGACAATCAGGAGTGTTTAAGCAGAATAAAAGAAAAGATTCCGAAAGCAGGAAATATTGCAAGTTACATACAAAGAAATTCGTGGTATCCAATCTATCAGAATACGGATATCAAGTATTTTGATGAAGCAGTGAAGGGATTAGAGGCACAGCTTGAAGAACTTGCGAAAGCACAAAAGTTTATCTTCATGGAATATCATGCGATAGAAGATGCTGAAGCTTGGCATAAGATTCAAGATGTTCTGGAAGAGAGAGTAAAAGCCGGTGTGGAAGTCAGGGTATTCTATGATGATATGGGGTCTATAGGTTTTATTAACACAGATTTTGTAAAAAAGATGGAGAGTATAGGAATTCATTGTCGTGTATTCAATCCATTTTTGCCAGGCTTAAATCTATTTTTGAACAATCGTGATCACAGAAAAATAACAGTAATTGATGGAAAAGTTGGATTTACAGGTGGATATAATCTTGCAAATGAATATTTTAATTATACGCATCCGTATGGGCAGTGGAAAGATACCGGTATTCGTTTAGAAGGAGATGCTGTTCAGTCGCTTACAGTGACATTTTTAGAAATGTGGAATGCTGTTAGTGAAAAAGCTACGAATGATACTGATTTTAGTAAATACATTATTCATTACGATTATAAAGCACAGCAAACAGGTTTTGTTCAGCCTTATGCAGACAGTCCTATGGATAATGAGCAGGTCGGAGAAGAAGTTTATATCAGTATGATAAATAAGGCCGAAAATTACTGTTGGTTTATGACACCATATCTAATTATAACAGACGAAATGACACATGCGTTATGTCTGGCTGCTAAGCGAGGGGTAGACGTAAGAATTATCACACCAGGAATTCCTGATAAAAAATTCATTTATAATATAACTCGCTCTTTTTATCATGGATTGGTTAAACATGGAGTGCGAGTTTATGAATGGACACCAGGATTTTGCCATGCGAAAATGAGTATAGTGGATGACTGTATGGCAACCTGTGGAACAATCAATCTGGATTATAGAAGCTTATATCATCATTTTGAAAACGGCTGTTTTATGGCAGATTGTCAGGCAGTTGTGGAAATTAAAAATGATCTGATAAGAACGATGGGAGAATGTCGTGATGTAACAGATCAATATTGTACTGGGCGCAGTGCATATTTGCGACTGGGACAATTATTTATGAGATTATTTGCTGGATTGTTATAA
- a CDS encoding phospholipase D family protein produces MGKRKICKIVFVILSIFLCVAFYELFGICIAYKKQPEVSNTIKKETQNDSWNERSENMERAVIIEKNPEALLQRVRLIRNAKEDIILSTFAFQSDESGKLILGALHDAADRGVHVRLLVDGMESWVDMEGNPYFYGLSSHENVEIKLYNKANPLKPWKMMGRMHDKYLIADGKTYILGGRNTYNYFLGDFLGHKNYDRDVLVVCDEPEKENSVNQLLEYFETIWEQEDSGYFHDNKKLANRKSVKNAVLELQNGYQKYFEENKERICDTDYTDETFETEKIALVSNPIHTGPKEPVVWYQLGELMKNAKERVKIHTPYIICNDMMYNTWKEIAERVPDFSIMTNSVANNGNPFGSADYARNRNRILNTGIDIWEYEGGYSYHGKSILIDDDLSVIGSFNMDMRSTYLDTELMLVIRSKEINKQLEEGMMEYERVSRQVLEDGTYRDPYHVEPIELTKKRQRKIFLVQHLLGWARYLF; encoded by the coding sequence ATGGGAAAACGTAAGATATGTAAAATTGTTTTTGTTATACTGTCAATTTTTTTATGTGTGGCTTTTTATGAATTATTTGGAATCTGTATTGCATATAAAAAACAGCCGGAAGTGTCTAATACCATCAAAAAAGAAACACAAAATGATTCGTGGAACGAACGCAGCGAGAATATGGAACGAGCAGTGATCATAGAAAAAAATCCAGAAGCACTTTTACAAAGAGTGCGTTTGATCCGAAATGCAAAAGAAGACATTATTCTTTCTACTTTTGCATTTCAATCAGATGAAAGTGGAAAATTGATCTTAGGAGCACTGCATGATGCGGCAGACAGAGGTGTGCATGTTCGTCTGTTAGTAGATGGAATGGAGAGCTGGGTTGATATGGAAGGCAATCCGTATTTCTATGGATTATCTTCCCATGAGAATGTTGAAATTAAACTGTATAATAAGGCCAATCCGTTGAAACCATGGAAGATGATGGGGAGAATGCATGATAAATATTTGATTGCAGATGGTAAGACATATATTCTTGGTGGAAGAAATACATACAATTATTTCCTGGGTGATTTTCTGGGACATAAGAACTATGACAGAGATGTGTTAGTGGTTTGCGATGAACCTGAGAAAGAAAATTCAGTTAACCAGTTGTTAGAGTATTTTGAAACGATATGGGAACAAGAAGACAGTGGTTATTTTCATGACAATAAAAAACTGGCAAATAGAAAATCTGTAAAGAACGCAGTTTTAGAGCTGCAGAACGGCTATCAGAAATATTTTGAAGAGAATAAGGAAAGAATCTGCGATACCGATTACACGGACGAAACTTTTGAGACAGAAAAGATTGCATTAGTGTCAAATCCTATCCACACAGGTCCCAAGGAACCAGTAGTCTGGTATCAACTGGGAGAACTAATGAAAAATGCAAAAGAGCGCGTGAAAATTCATACACCATATATTATCTGCAATGATATGATGTATAATACATGGAAAGAGATTGCGGAGAGAGTTCCGGATTTTTCTATCATGACCAATTCGGTTGCCAACAATGGAAATCCGTTTGGTTCTGCTGATTATGCGAGAAACAGAAACAGAATTTTAAATACAGGAATTGATATCTGGGAGTATGAAGGCGGCTATTCTTACCACGGAAAAAGCATCCTGATTGATGATGATCTATCCGTAATCGGTTCCTTTAACATGGATATGAGAAGCACGTATCTGGATACGGAACTGATGCTTGTAATACGTAGCAAAGAGATTAATAAACAGTTGGAAGAAGGCATGATGGAATATGAAAGAGTGTCCCGACAGGTATTGGAAGATGGAACCTATCGTGATCCGTATCATGTAGAGCCAATCGAATTAACAAAGAAACGTCAGAGAAAAATATTTTTGGTACAGCATCTGCTTGGATGGGCAAGGTATCTGTTTTAA
- a CDS encoding flavodoxin yields the protein MNKTLKSILSLVLCVCFVLALSACGKQNNDTTANNTDTNVSNNNVTDDNTDDSADITPEESTAGDSNILVAYFSWSGNTQQVANWISDKTGGELFRIIPEVEYTEDDVFDRAQDELNNGTRPPLSSHIDQEVMEQYDVIFVGFPIWWYDLPMPVWSFLEEYDLSGKTIIPFFTHNGSSSGASSISTVAELCPDSTVLTDDYFTYSGNNVDEAESAVDEWLTELGYNN from the coding sequence ATGAATAAAACATTAAAATCCATTCTTTCGCTTGTTTTATGCGTTTGCTTTGTTCTTGCTCTATCCGCCTGCGGTAAGCAGAACAACGACACTACTGCGAATAACACCGATACAAATGTAAGTAATAATAATGTCACAGACGACAATACAGATGATTCTGCCGATATCACCCCCGAAGAAAGTACCGCAGGAGATTCTAATATCTTGGTAGCCTATTTTTCGTGGTCGGGCAATACACAGCAGGTTGCGAACTGGATTTCCGATAAAACGGGCGGTGAACTGTTCAGAATTATCCCCGAAGTGGAATATACAGAGGACGATGTATTTGACCGAGCGCAGGACGAACTAAACAATGGTACTCGCCCGCCGCTTTCCTCACATATAGATCAAGAGGTTATGGAACAGTATGATGTTATCTTTGTCGGTTTCCCCATTTGGTGGTACGACCTGCCAATGCCTGTTTGGTCTTTCCTTGAAGAATATGACCTGTCCGGCAAGACAATTATTCCGTTTTTTACCCATAACGGCAGTTCGTCCGGAGCGAGCAGCATTTCTACCGTAGCTGAGCTTTGCCCGGATTCCACCGTACTGACCGATGACTACTTTACCTATTCGGGCAACAATGTTGACGAAGCCGAAAGCGCAGTTGACGAATGGCTTACCGAGCTTGGCTACAACAATTAA
- a CDS encoding iron-containing alcohol dehydrogenase encodes MTMNNFIFENSTKVFFGKGCVKEYLCCLTKAYGDTVMLCYGGGSIKKNGIYDEVTNILEAAGKTVVEFSGIMANPTYAKVLEGAKLAKKNDVSLLLGIGGGSVMDCCKAISIAARYDGDVWEDFWKRPGVFDFEPLPLGVIVTVAGTGSECNGGAVITNEELKIKTGRDYPQCNPKFALLDPTYTYSVPKKQMVSGGFDILSHIMEIYFSEPNEDNVSDDISEVLMRSAIRNLRAAIQNPQDYTARSNLMWAATMAENRVIKLGKRMDFECHQMEHQLGAYTNCNHGEGLAVLHPVYYRHIYKYGLPKFKRFATEVMGVSAEAKTDEEIALAGIEALEDFIVEIGLPVSLQDLGVNENTDLKEIADSCALMPGSYKKMTHEEILGIFKECY; translated from the coding sequence ATGACAATGAATAACTTTATTTTTGAAAATTCTACAAAGGTGTTTTTCGGAAAAGGCTGTGTAAAGGAATACCTTTGCTGCCTGACGAAAGCCTACGGCGATACCGTTATGCTATGTTATGGCGGCGGCTCAATCAAGAAAAACGGTATCTATGACGAGGTAACAAACATCTTGGAAGCCGCAGGAAAAACCGTTGTGGAGTTTAGCGGTATTATGGCGAATCCCACCTATGCGAAGGTATTGGAGGGTGCGAAGCTGGCAAAGAAAAATGATGTCAGTCTGCTTTTGGGAATCGGCGGCGGTTCGGTTATGGACTGCTGCAAGGCGATTTCGATTGCCGCCCGTTATGACGGCGATGTATGGGAAGATTTCTGGAAAAGACCGGGTGTTTTTGACTTCGAGCCGTTACCTCTAGGCGTGATCGTTACTGTGGCAGGTACGGGCAGCGAGTGCAACGGCGGAGCAGTTATTACCAATGAGGAATTGAAAATCAAGACGGGCAGAGATTATCCGCAATGCAACCCTAAATTTGCCCTGCTTGACCCCACCTATACTTACAGCGTTCCAAAAAAGCAAATGGTTTCCGGCGGCTTTGATATTCTGTCGCACATTATGGAGATTTATTTCAGCGAGCCGAATGAGGACAATGTATCGGACGATATTTCCGAGGTGCTTATGCGAAGTGCAATCCGCAACCTGCGTGCTGCTATTCAGAATCCGCAGGACTACACCGCACGAAGCAATTTGATGTGGGCGGCGACAATGGCGGAAAACCGTGTTATCAAACTGGGCAAGCGAATGGATTTTGAGTGCCACCAAATGGAACACCAACTCGGCGCGTACACAAACTGCAACCACGGCGAGGGGCTTGCCGTTCTGCACCCCGTTTATTACCGCCATATTTACAAATACGGCTTGCCGAAATTCAAACGGTTTGCAACCGAGGTTATGGGAGTTTCGGCAGAGGCCAAAACGGACGAAGAAATCGCCCTTGCAGGTATTGAGGCTTTGGAAGATTTCATTGTCGAAATCGGACTGCCTGTATCTTTGCAGGACTTGGGCGTGAATGAAAATACCGATTTGAAAGAAATTGCAGATTCCTGTGCCCTTATGCCCGGCAGTTACAAAAAAATGACCCACGAAGAAATCCTTGGAATCTTCAAGGAATGTTATTAA